The following are encoded together in the Corticium candelabrum chromosome 1, ooCorCand1.1, whole genome shotgun sequence genome:
- the LOC134195950 gene encoding uncharacterized protein LOC134195950: MDIATRKVVDVQFVDKRETELKSPRMEKLGLQRALTSIQKKIKVIELVTDASISISAMLERDETYRHLVHSLDVWHKAEKLSKILPEASKKRELAELGPWKRSVVNHSWWSCQQAKGDVERLKVYSISPGHSCIGSSNTVNTTRL, from the exons ATGGATATTGCCACACGAAAAGTTGTAGACGTTCAATTTGTTGACAAGAGAGAGACTGAACTGAAATCACCTAGGATGGAGAAACTTGGACTGCAGAGAGCTTTGACATCTATACAAAAGAAGATCAAAGTCATAGAATTAGTCACAGATGcatctatttctatttctgcaATGCTGG AAAGAGATGAAACTTACAGACACTTAGTGCATTCTTTGGATGTTTGGCATAAAGCCGAAAAATTATCAAAGATACTACCTGAG GCATCAAAGAAACGAGAACTGGCTGAACTTGGACCCTGGAAAAGATCCGTAGTAAACCATTCTTGGTGGAGTTGCCAACAAGCAAAAGGAGATGTAGAGCGGCTAAAG GTTTACAGCATCTCACCAGGCCATAGTTGCATAGGCTCAAGCAATACAGTAAATACAACCAGACTCTGA
- the LOC134182115 gene encoding uncharacterized protein LOC134182115, producing the protein MISTPVRSGKLSSRRPLFPSTLSPVNSENSPCPSVNCSSGFETDDESNEDQEPRRTADLKTLLTTLDESDQSSEDEYRYESDTDCTSSDDVDELDASYLDDITLSPSTHQASSHDIVDVTTSPVGSKEVLDDQLTVEEMIIPTVRVFVREDTCKLLIVSF; encoded by the exons ATGATTTCTACTCCTGTACGGTCAGGCAAACTCAGTTCAAGAAGACCTTTGTTTCCATCTACACTTAGTCCAGTAAACTCTGAAAA CTCTCCATGCCCCTCTGTGAATTGTTCATCAGGTTTTGAAACAGATGATGAGAGTAATGAAGATCAAGAACCTAGAAGAACGGCTGA CTTGAAGACTTTACTGACTACACTAGATGAATCTGACCAGTCATCTGAAGATGAATACCGATATGAAAG TGACACTGATTGTACTTCATctgatgatgttgatgagcTTGATGCCAGTTATCTGGATGACATAACCTTGTCCCCAAGCACTCACCAGGCTTCATCACATGACATTGTCGATGTCACAACCTCACCTGTCGGAAGCAAGGAAGTTCTGGATGATCAGTTGACTGTAGAGGAGATGATTATCCCAACGGTGAGAGTGTTTGTTAGAGAGGATACATGTAAATTGCTTATAGTGTCATTCTGA